In Nocardioides cavernae, a single genomic region encodes these proteins:
- a CDS encoding class I SAM-dependent methyltransferase, with protein sequence MAQKLVEEDSEAMDASQQTADEVAERLFGSLLGTVEIMSVYLGDRLGWYVSLADQGPATAVELAARTNTQPRYAREWLEQQAVIGLLSVEHDAAADERVYAIPPSTAEVMTDVSSLAYLAPMGRMFGAVGPALPRLLEAYRDGGGVSWDDLGPDARESQADANRPWFESQLGPALSGISTLHDILRRPGARLLDIGSGGGWSSIALARAYPDASVIGIDIDEQSVTMATVNARAAGVADRVTFLHQDASTLPAERFDAAFAFECVHDMPRPIDVLSAVRKALAPGAPLVVMDEAVADEFAPNGDDLERLMYGFSLFVCLPDGLSSTPSVGTGTVMRPSTLRGYGEAAGFTDFEILPIEDFGFWRFYQLS encoded by the coding sequence GTGGCGCAGAAGCTCGTGGAAGAGGACAGTGAGGCCATGGACGCATCCCAGCAGACAGCAGACGAAGTCGCAGAGCGGCTCTTCGGATCTCTGCTCGGCACGGTGGAGATCATGTCGGTCTACCTCGGAGACCGTCTCGGTTGGTACGTCAGCCTCGCCGATCAGGGGCCAGCGACTGCTGTCGAGCTCGCGGCCCGCACCAACACTCAGCCGCGTTACGCGCGTGAGTGGCTCGAGCAACAAGCGGTGATCGGCCTGCTCTCGGTGGAGCACGACGCTGCAGCCGACGAACGCGTCTACGCGATTCCCCCCAGCACCGCAGAGGTCATGACTGACGTCTCGAGCCTGGCCTATCTCGCACCCATGGGCAGGATGTTCGGGGCCGTGGGTCCAGCACTGCCTCGGTTGCTCGAGGCCTACCGCGACGGGGGCGGCGTCAGTTGGGACGACCTCGGCCCCGACGCCCGAGAGTCGCAGGCTGACGCCAATCGGCCGTGGTTCGAGAGCCAGCTCGGCCCCGCGCTATCTGGGATCAGCACGTTGCACGACATCCTCCGCCGGCCAGGGGCCAGGTTGCTCGACATCGGCAGCGGTGGCGGGTGGTCGAGCATCGCCCTTGCTCGCGCTTACCCGGACGCCTCCGTGATCGGTATCGACATCGACGAGCAATCGGTCACGATGGCCACGGTCAACGCCCGGGCGGCCGGCGTGGCAGACCGGGTCACCTTCCTCCACCAGGACGCCTCGACCTTGCCGGCCGAACGCTTTGACGCGGCATTCGCCTTCGAGTGCGTCCACGACATGCCACGACCGATCGACGTCCTCTCAGCCGTCCGCAAGGCCTTGGCACCCGGGGCGCCGCTGGTCGTCATGGACGAGGCTGTCGCTGACGAGTTCGCACCCAACGGCGACGATCTCGAACGCCTGATGTACGGCTTCAGTCTCTTCGTCTGCCTCCCCGACGGCCTGTCGAGCACGCCGAGCGTCGGGACCGGCACCGTCATGCGCCCATCCACCCTGCGTGGATATGGCGAGGCAGCAGGGTTCACGGACTTCGAGATACTGCCCATCGAGGACTTCGGGTTCTGGCGCTTCTACCAACTGTCGTGA
- a CDS encoding VOC family protein has protein sequence MADPLGDIIGDYQAFAAQQHQRLLARGVDIGPYPLSHLAFRVPEWDQYVHVRNLLERHAVCNRENVWNGRPISLIVPAEPLEVLNGKLVPLIELIPPVHQRVYKMGLEHLGVVVGDAFDAFVTTYKPVLTGQQFQGPKSTPDPVYILFEDFTHVKFYRLSLRASVELDAGPFGDGFHHVDDWAPQRLVTATGPNPLPR, from the coding sequence ATGGCCGATCCGTTGGGCGACATCATCGGGGACTACCAGGCCTTCGCCGCGCAGCAGCACCAACGGTTGCTCGCACGTGGTGTCGACATCGGCCCGTACCCGCTCAGCCACCTCGCCTTCCGCGTGCCGGAGTGGGACCAGTACGTCCATGTGCGCAACCTGCTGGAGCGCCACGCGGTCTGCAACCGGGAGAACGTCTGGAACGGCCGCCCGATCTCCTTGATCGTCCCTGCGGAGCCGCTCGAAGTCCTCAACGGCAAGCTCGTGCCCCTCATCGAGCTCATCCCTCCTGTGCACCAGCGCGTCTACAAGATGGGACTGGAACATCTCGGCGTCGTGGTCGGCGACGCCTTCGACGCCTTCGTCACGACGTACAAACCCGTCCTGACCGGACAGCAGTTCCAGGGACCGAAGAGCACACCCGACCCCGTCTACATCTTGTTCGAGGACTTCACCCACGTGAAGTTCTACCGCCTCTCGTTGAGGGCGTCCGTCGAGCTCGACGCCGGCCCCTTCGGCGACGGGTTCCACCACGTCGACGATTGGGCACCCCAGCGGCTCGTGACCGCCACCGGTCCGAATCCTCTGCCGCGCTGA
- a CDS encoding RNA polymerase sigma factor → MESVFAPEDQASSPAASATPVDAADRLVLTLFRAEGARLVSLARFFTDDRAAAEDLVQEAFIRLARSAHRISDQDRAAAYLRSIVINLARDHNRRGLVSFRHRPPAVADEPSAEDQATRRESQREVVEALRALPRRQRDCLALRYYLELPIDQIAATLDISANSVKTHLKRGLRSMAASLDSTREEQ, encoded by the coding sequence ATGGAGTCCGTGTTCGCGCCCGAGGACCAAGCCTCGTCGCCGGCCGCGTCCGCCACGCCGGTGGACGCGGCAGACAGGCTGGTGCTGACGCTGTTCCGGGCCGAGGGTGCTCGCCTGGTGTCGCTCGCGAGGTTCTTCACCGACGACCGCGCTGCCGCCGAGGACCTCGTGCAGGAGGCTTTCATCCGGCTGGCCCGGTCGGCGCACCGGATCTCCGACCAGGACCGCGCAGCGGCGTACCTGCGCTCCATCGTGATCAACCTGGCGCGGGACCACAACCGCCGCGGCCTGGTGTCGTTCCGGCACCGTCCACCCGCGGTCGCCGACGAGCCGTCGGCCGAGGACCAGGCCACGCGCCGGGAGTCGCAGCGCGAGGTCGTCGAGGCGCTGCGCGCACTCCCTCGCCGCCAGCGCGACTGCCTGGCACTCCGCTACTACCTCGAGCTGCCCATCGACCAGATCGCCGCGACGCTCGACATCTCCGCCAACTCGGTCAAGACGCACCTCAAGCGGGGCCTGCGTTCCATGGCGGCCAGTCTCGACAGCACCCGGGAGGAACAATGA